Part of the Quercus robur chromosome 5, dhQueRobu3.1, whole genome shotgun sequence genome, CTCATCTTCAGTGCTGCTGCTATTGATGTATGTTGAATTTGAATTCAATGGAGTTGGGCTGGATGAAGGCGTTGATAAAACCGACGCGAAGCTGAAATTCTGGTTGCTGTTGTTGGATTGGAAAGTTGATGTTTCAGAAGGATCCACGAAAGTTTGATCAGAACCATAATAATTGTAACTTGGTAGAGGAACATAGTCTTCATCAGTAAAATTTGAAGGCATCCCATTGGTTTGCCACTCAGTTAGTTGACAATTTGAGGAGCTGAAACTGTTGAAATTTGATGGGAATTGGTCCACATTGGAGTCCACGAGTTGGGGCTGTGCTTCATTATGAAATGGAACACAAGCGGTACTCATTGTGGTGCAAGTAGTTGGattaatattttcttgaatagGGGCATGAACTTGATTAGATTGGACCTGAACAAGCTGTGGAATTTGGTTTTGGCAAAGCTGGttttcttgaagattttgaaGAAGTAAGTTTGGGTTTTGATCACGTTGGGATGACATGATAGATGATGCGAGCCTTAAAAGTTCTGGATTGACAAAGGGTTGGACCCCAAACAACCTTGAGATGTTGTTCATTTGAGATGGGTTATAGAGTGACGAACTTAGGATTGAGGAAATGTCAAGAAGATCAAGGCGTGGGCTATGAGTTACTGGGTCAATTCCCATTCGAAGAAGCCTCTTTCTAATGTGTGTGTTCCAATAGTTCTTGATTTCATTGTCTGTTCTTCCGGGCAAGCGAGCAGCAATTGCAGACCACCTATGAACAAACAAAAGAGTAAGAAGATAAGAAACTGTTTTATCTGATTCATGAAATGAATCTATTTCAAATGACACATATTTCAAAGTACtaccaaactttaaaaaatatgtatattttgtcaaaaaaaagaCTTACTTGTTGCCCAAAATACTATGTAGCTGAATAATTGTTTCCTCTTCTTCAAAAGCAAATCTGCCCCTCTTGATATCGGGTCTCAAATAGTTAGTCCAACGAAGACGGCAACTCTTTCCACACCTTTGAAGTCCTACACAATTGAAAATTCAGAAAACCCCATTAGCATAATGTGCACAAAGAGCCTACAATTCAACCAtgcaaagcaaaaaaagaatcaataacACAAAGCATACCAGCATTCTTTGGAAGTGTCCTCCAATTCCCATATCCATGTTTCTGAATATAATCAATGAGTTTCTGATCCTCCTCCGGGGTCCATGGTCCTTTCTTAAGGCCATTTTTGTCACAACATGGTGCTCTTCCCATGGCTAATTAATTAGCTAGCTAATAGTATAGTCCTCTAGAAAGTGTAACTTTGTTTTTTAAGGTATAGTATTGTGTAATAAGGAAGAAAGATATAGAGggagagactagagagagagagaggtagagtTAGAGCAAACAAGATTGAAGAGAAGGGCTCTAGGGTCCGTATGAATACGTACTTGTATAAATAGCAAGGGGAAGAAAGCACAGGAAACATTAAGAAGTCAAAACGATTCGGTGCCGTCCTCTGTTTATCACTATGTCGACGTGTCCTCTCATTGAAGAAAATTTGTccaatctctctttctctctctctctctctctcattttgatTGTACTAAAAAACGTAAAtgattttacacaatttttcaattacatttctttctctttcatatTACCTATCGTTTTCCGGCGGCAGTGACAACTCCTAGCTTTATGGATTCATATTAGCTGTCTCCAACAATTTAATGCCACGTAAAAGCCCTTTCCAAGACCATGTAACAGGGTCTCCACGGCGTTGCTTTCTTCCATGCATGGCTCCATGCTAAGCTAGCAGCTAGCTTGATCGGCTAGCTAACCTTCTAGATCAATTTCATTTGAGTTTTGTCTTAGGATTGGGTTGCGTCCAATGCATTTAATGTCCAAACTTAACTACGtgtcaatttttatatttgaaaaattttatgactataaacaattttacatttattttcccaattatttgatgtaattgattttaagttgtgggaaaaaaaattataaatctatataAAAGTGATACATAGTTAGTTATAGACTATTACTTAAGATGATTGTGAAAATGAGTGTGAAATTGATTATGATCCAAGAATCATTCTTTATATGTAGAGCACTGGACGTAAGCTTTGGCTAGTGAGTGAGTCTTCAGTTTATAACTTTATAGTGATCAACCCCGTCgcttataaatgtttttttctcACTTGGTTGTTGGGCTTAATGGTGATGTTGCTACTACAACTACTGTGCAACAATTTGGGAGACATCTTCCCTACAAATGTCAATGCCTTGGATGAGCATACAACTGAGCTTACAGATGCTAATTTCAAAATTGTTCATGATTGTACTAATTTAGCAATTAGCTTGGTTAGAGTATCTGTATGGCTGTGACATGCCTAAAATTGTACTGAATCTTCACTTAGGCTAAGTATAGTCACCCTTGATGTACTCATAAAACATAATACTTCCTCCGTCCtattttgtttgtcctctattctattttgagaTGTCttaaaatattgtcctgtttctaaaaataaaagtcattaatttatgggtcatgctaacgagtgcctaacaatccattttaggaaagttttgacatcacttttatgagaaataaaaaaaagatgtcaaaacattaattttttttttttcttttcccataaaaactttctttaactggattcttaatgagtgccctaagggcactcgttagtaTTTCCCTTAATTTattaatgttcctattatacccctattaatttactaattcaattttttgataaatttatttaagggtagttttggaaacttacacatttttaaaatgttgacaagacaataaatggtGTTCcgttaaaaagtttgacttttcaaacaagaCAAACAAAATGGGACACAAGGAGTAGtgattaaaaagaaatattttctttgacaGAGGTTTgatcaaaataaattcttaaaattacccatgtgtctttctttttggtgttttgtcAAAGTTACATTAACACTTATGGTTTTTGCAAACTCAACAAAGTGACTAGGATTCGCAATTTTGAAGCCTTGTCAactatgactttttttttttttttgacatgcATATCAATATTTGATAGACATAAGAGCATTGATTggatttattttacttttgaaaatCTATTGCAATGTTTcatattagttttttgttttttatttatcttaacCATGTAAGGAAATAATCAATAAAGGAGGAGCTTATGTTGCATGGtcataaagataaattttatataatatttttaaataaatttatatcgTGCCCATGCATTGCATGGGACATTAGCTAGTTACCGGTGAGCCTCGCTAGTACTTACAAAGGTTAGGACCTTTTGTAAGTTTTGTCTTTTCACTCTCTCCTTCCTAATTCCCTATGTCTTCTGTCTAtattatctccaaaaaaaaaaaaaaaaaatgctttgagttcttattttattcaaagaCAAATGCACCCTTTTCAAAGCTAGCTAATTACGGGATTGCCAATATTTGTTTGTTCTAGAAGGGTAATTGTTGCATCTTTACGTGTTCATTTTGGAAGTCATTTTCGCAAACTACTTATGATATGAGTATTTAATACATGAAGCCAATAATAGAGCTCGGGGTTTGTCGAAAAATAGGAACATTTATGATGCGGAGATGGTGATAAAGAGGGGCTCTCCAATAAAATTCAAGATTAGGTTCTTCAATTTTGAGTTTCTTACAAAATTGTGTTTTAcactttcttttgaaaaatgctagagacaaacttttttacaaattgctgatataGTGAGttattattggtaaataaaaaaagtgatgttattgGTGGACCCAGATAATAATCAATAAGTAGTTAACCACAACAACAATTTGtagaaatattgtaaaatagagtTAAGTAACTGttgttattttttgaaatgtgCCATAACTAGGAATATCATTAAGGATCCGGGTGCTTTTAGGGCATCTGTTAATAgaccattttaaaaaagttttaataccatttttatagaaaatataaaaagttgtccaaaaaatcaattattattttttccataaaaaatttctaaaaatatttcctacaCTAATGTACTTAAggcatttgttaattttttcctattattaattattacattGTTGAAAGAGGTCTGTTTCattattttggtaaattagGATGGAGTTTCAAGGTTTAGTCAACACTGATAATCATGGAAAAGATGGTGTTTTGCGTGAATATGAACGAAACAACAAGAGGAATCTCGTGGTTTATAAAGTCCACCCCAACTTTGACGTTTTTGATAGCCACATTATACAAGGCAACTTaaataaaagcatttttttttataataaaaaaagaaaaagaaaaaattcaatagTGGAA contains:
- the LOC126727398 gene encoding transcription factor MYB102, with protein sequence MGRAPCCDKNGLKKGPWTPEEDQKLIDYIQKHGYGNWRTLPKNAGLQRCGKSCRLRWTNYLRPDIKRGRFAFEEEETIIQLHSILGNKWSAIAARLPGRTDNEIKNYWNTHIRKRLLRMGIDPVTHSPRLDLLDISSILSSSLYNPSQMNNISRLFGVQPFVNPELLRLASSIMSSQRDQNPNLLLQNLQENQLCQNQIPQLVQVQSNQVHAPIQENINPTTCTTMSTACVPFHNEAQPQLVDSNVDQFPSNFNSFSSSNCQLTEWQTNGMPSNFTDEDYVPLPSYNYYGSDQTFVDPSETSTFQSNNSNQNFSFASVLSTPSSSPTPLNSNSTYINSSSTEDERESYCSNMLKFEIQDILDVNEFM